AAAGCACCCTTCAACACGTCCTGTAGCACACATATTACTTGCGATTACCCTGGATAATGAGGGTTTGACTGTACTTGGTCCTCCTATCAGTACATTTCAATTCCATTTGAACAAGTCAGGTATGTACTAAGCCAAATACTTGACCGGAGTCTCCAAAAGTTTTATGACCAGCTTTTGCCATCAGTGGCCATGAAGGCCCTTAACTGTTTCTGGGACATGTATCAGCGAATGTACTCGGAGAAACTCCTGGGAGACGGTATGCTGAAAGACAGACTCTGAAGGAGCCAACATCGGCCACTGCCACAATGCTGCGCGGCCCTTTGCTGCACGGACGATGCTTCCCGGTAAACACCGCCACCGCTCAGCACCCCTGACAAAAGGAGGTGGCGAGCTGCGCATCGTACAACGAACCAAGCAACGCTAGCTTACCTATTTCGGAAAAACACGAACTCTTTTAAATAAATGACAATACTGGAAAAGTGAGATGAACCACAGACTTTGGTTGTTTCCATCCACCTAAAGCCAAACGCACTGCCACGGGACACGCCGGTCCATCCCTCGAGTCACAGTCTCTAACCGCTACCTGTTCTACCAGCTCCCATCCTCTCTCAGAGGCTGGGAGGCCTCTGCCCGGCGGCCAGGCTGCGGCCGGGGCGGGCTGCTGGCGGGCTCGGCCGGCACTGCGAGGGGAGAAAGGTGTCAGGGGAGGCGGCGTCCCGCGGGGCCTGGTCTTGAGGAAACCCTTCCGACCGAGCAGCGGGAAGCTGCGGCCCGCCTGCCGCCCGTTCTGAGCAGCAGcaaccgccccgccccgccatcGACCTTCTCTGGGCGCAACTCCCCGGGCCTGCCGGCAGCCCGGCTGCCCCACCGCGCCTGCGCGGCCCCTCTCTCCCGTCGTCCCGGGCGCCTGGCAGGAGCAGAGCGGAGCGGAGATGGCGCTGCACGTCCCCAAGGCCCCGGGCTTCGCCCAGATGCTCAAGGAGGGGGCGAAGGTGAGCGCGGCGCCAGGCGGGCGCCGCTCCTTCGGGGGGAGAGGGGacgggcggcgggggcagcccgAGCGCGGCAGCGCGGGGAAGCTTCTGGAAggccggcggggctcggcggctcCACGCGGCCCGCGGGCGGGGGCCTAGCGTGCCTCGCGCTCCCACCCCCGTCTTTGGCCCCTTCGGCGGCCACTGCTCGCCGGGGGCGGGGTCTGCCCCGCGCCGCTGCTCGGCACGCGGGCGCGAGGCgcaggagggagaagggtggCGCCTGGCGCGCGCGGCCTTCCAGAAAGCTCCGCCAGGggatcccgcccccccccccgccgccccccgccgccccccgtgGTCTCCCCCGAGCCGCGgcccggcgcccgccgccgccgtgagAAGGGCGTCAGGGGGCCGCCTCGtgcggggagctgctgccggcggcggggttcgGCGGCTGGAAGCGCCCCGCGCTGTTGTCTCGGCTCTGCTTCCGCGGCCGTAGGGAAAGCGCCTTTCCCGGGCCTGTAGAGTAACGCAAGGTTTTACGTACGTTCTCCGCCCGTAAATCCGTTCTCACTGTGTTTAACGTCAGCGTAATGGGCGGTTTGGTAGCGGTCGAGGACTGTGCCGGATAAAGCTgaagctttcttttaaaaagtagacagaaaacaaacagggtggggtatttttttattgcaggggaaaataaaagaaagttctATTTGCTGCTAAGTCATAGAAGGGAAAGTGAAGTTAACAGCTCGGAACGCCCTctgatattttcttttcagaacctTCCTTGGAGGCAAGGAATGGTGTAGGTTGAGGGCAGGGGGAGAGCAGGGAGACAAAGTGGCTGAGATTCTGGTTCTCGAGTAGAAAGTTCAAGGCCAGGATAGCAAGAGCTGTCTTTTACAAAACAAGGAGGCAGCTGGCATTCTGAGGTGTTAGTTTTGTATTTAGAGAGTAAATATTATTAGAGCATACCTTTCTCCCTTCTCTTATGGGTCGCACTGGGTGTTTTACCCTCTTTCTTAAGGCCCTGTCTGGGGATCCCCCCTTTTCTTAAGGCCTCCAAACTGAAGCCAGGCTGATTGGTTTCTCAAACACAATTATTTTATGAATTGTTCTGCTTCTGAATCTTCAAGCCACACGTTTGAATGTAGAACTGAGTTAAATGTTTTTTGTGCAATACAGAGTTGTGAGTAAAGAAGCACGTGCAAAAACACGTGCTTACAAACCCCTTGCCCCTCTCCGATCTGGTGTTGactattttctgtttctctttggcATGCCGCTGGCTTCTTTGGAACACTTAGGAGATGCAAACTGTATTGAAAATCAAGTCATTGTTCAGATTTTCTGTTCAGAAGCTTACTGTGCCTTACGAGCTGCCTAGTTGAGAAGCAGTGCACAGTAGTTCTTTTCTCAGTGTCTTTGGGTAAGGCTTAGTTTCCATTTAAATTTGAAATGTCAAATCTGTATTAATCAAAATCTTTCATTGGCTCAGATTATTGCTGCTTCGATGAGAAATGACTAgctcatccctttcttttttgttacaAAACCTAATTCTaagcagaacatttttctttttagcattaTTCAGGACTAGAAGAAGCTGTCTATAGGAACATCCAGGCATGCAAAGAACTTGCTCAAACCACCCGTACAGCTTATGGACCAAATGGTAAGTAAATCCAAAAATTATTGTAGTGTTTTCAAGCCAAATGTTGTGTATGAAGGCTAAACCCACCTTGGCAAAGAAACAACTGTTTGTTTCTTGAAGAAACACATTGGACTTGCTCTAGAACTCTTAAATATAGTGTTAGTGGTTATACAGATCAGACTTTGTTTAGTTAGCTCTTAAGTTACGCACAATGGACCTGCCCTGCCTTTGCCAGCTTTTTGTCCCACTTACTGTGTGCTCTATGCTGTCTTAATCTGTATGGAAGACCTACAAAAGTTAAAGGAAAGACAGTATCTTGGTATATCGTCACAATGAACGTAATCATTCCATGTCCGGTCACCAAAACAAAAGATGTTCTCCAGTAGCAATTAATTAAATGATGTACTAATATTTTTGAAGAGAGAACTGCTTATTCAGAAATTACTAATTTGTCCTTAATGTCGCACACTCCCAAGTGTTATTTTGGAACAATCTTTTAGGTTCTTAAATTATCAATAGGGCTGGCGTTTTAATGTGTAAGATGTACCTGAAAGTTACGAAACGGTATCTGTGTACAATATTATGTTCGCCTAATGgatgattatatttttttttcccacccctgTTAGGAATGAACAAAATGGTTATCAATCATTTGGAGAAGCTTTTTGTTACAAATGATGCTGCTACTATTTTGAGAGAGCTGGAGGTAGGTTTTCTTGCTTCAGAAGATGTCAGTTGTGAGCTAGCATATCTGTGGGCTGCTGTGATGATCTACGTATGTCATTTTGTCAATCATTGACATTTTTCACTGGATTTGAGTAAAGTCAAAATGGGCTGTATCCATAGTGAGGAACAGAACTCTTTTGTAAAACAGCATTAAGTAGTTGCAGGAGATGCTTAATAATTgcctactttttttccccaaagccagTATAGATTTAGAAGAGGGTATATCTAGACAATACACTGTTTGGAGAACTAATTGAAATAGCTGCTGTGTTAATCTCCCAGTGTCGGTAGTTGCCGTAGTCTCCCGTCTGCTTAGAATACATTAATTTGGTTTAAGAAGCTGAAGATAAAACAGCATCCTCCTGTGAATACAGTAGAAGCGTGGAAAGACTGATTTGTTCTGACTTTTACTATCAAATCCATATTTGTATCACAGCACGAATAGTATTTTGCTGAATTCTGTACTTACTGGTAGAAATAGTGTAGGTATGAAGTATTTCCTTGCTGAATGCATTGTGGTCGTGTTTGGTGTAAGTAGAAATAACTGAGGAAGTCTCAGTTCTGTTTTTAATAAATCATCTGCAGGCTGCTTAGTTCATCTGATCTTGCATGTTTCTTTCTGGGATAAAGTTGACAGCTGCTGTGATTAAATTCAAGAATACAGCATTTTTATTGTCTTCCTTTGAAAGGAATGGAAAGCAGTGCCATCtttaagcagaaaaaaccccactagaattaaaatgtaatttagaCATCTACTTTGTGTATGACACACAGGAATTCAGCTTGAAGATCTAAACTTTAGGCTGCTTTCCAGTTGCAGAGCTTGATTGTGAAGCCCCCTGCACGTTGTAAAAATAGCACAGAACCAGTGTAAAGGATGTCTAATTCACGTTGTAGGGAGAATGTTCTGATCGGTATTTTTTTCACATATATTTGTACTTTTGCTTATTAGGGAATTTAGCCAATTAAGATAATAtgtgctgctttcttttcctattttgtGCATTCTTAGTATCTTTAAATACAGTTTGAAGTAACAGAGTTTATACTGCATGCACAGATAAACCTGGAGCCATATTCTAGGTGAGATGTTAGTAACTAAGATGTGTAACTTCTTTTAAAGgtccagcatcctgctgcaaaaatgcttgTGATGGCTTCCCACATGCAAGAGCAAGAAGTTGGAGATGGAACAAACTTTGTCCTTGTTTTTGCTGGAGTTCTTCTGGAGTTAGCAGAAGACCTTCTGAGGATGGGGTTGTCGGTGTCAGAGGCAAGTTATATTGTTATTACAATTCATGTAACTTGAATTCAGATTGCCGTTGGTCGGTATTTTGGGGTCACGTTATTGTGAATTGTCTGCTTCCTTCTGAACTAATTTTTTAGGTACAGATTTGTGAGGAAGAACAGTATGTGTTTTGCTGCTTGTCATTGCTTGCTTCCCTTgtaagcttttgcttttcttaatgTTCTGTGGCCATTTGAAAAGGAGATACCAGCAGTATGAATGCATAGTGAAGTGGTATAGTGAGTATTTACTGTTTGCTGCGCAGGTGATTGAAGGATATGAAAAGGCTTGCAAGAAAGCCCTAGAAATTCTTCCAGACTTGGTGTGCTGTTCTGCAAAAAACCTGAGAGATATTGAAGAAGTGGCATCCTTGTTGCACACTTCAGTGATGAGCAAACAATACGGCAATGAAAGTTTTTTGGCAAAGCTTATTGCTCAGGCCTGTGGTAAGTGGACAAGACAGATGTGTGCATGCATCTAAAAAAAGGAGTAGGTTTGCCTGTCATCAGTGCTAATGTCTTCATGTAAGATAAAAGGTATGGTTGATTTATCAGGTTGAATTGGATAGAATGCGTTAGCCTCTGAAATGAGAATAACCTTCCTTGTGTTGAACTCCTACTTGGCATTGTGGCTCAGAAAAGGTCTGTGTTTTCTACTGAATGTTTATAGAAGTAGCTTTCTAGTCTTTTTAAACCAGAAacccatctttctttttttgtcattagGAAGATGTGTTACACTTCAGATAAGCTGTTACTAGTCTCAGCCACAGAACAGTGGAAGCAAGAATGTAGTTGTGTTGAGTTGTCTCCCTTTAGATTTCCAAGAAAAAACTTTCATGTCTAGTTTAAGTGCTTTCTCAAAATATTCTGGATCAGACTTTACTCTTGATCGTACATGTGTAAATGGATGCTTGGACTTAATTTAACTGAGCAGCCTGAATAGATGTTGCTTTCTGATTACTACATTGTAAGAAcaaaatttcagtttctcttgATGCAGGTTATTAGCAGGTTATAATTGTCTTAAATTTAGGCAGGCGTCTCAAACCATTGAATTCTGGTACTTCAGAAAAATTCCAGGTATTGTTTATGGTGTCGCTGATCTGCTTGATTCATTAAGCAgcacaaattaatttattttttttttcctccctccaccAAACAGTTTCTATTCTTCCTGATTCTGGTCATTTCAACGTTGATAATATCAGAGTGTGCAAAATTGTGGTAAGTTGGAAGTAGCTAGCTTTCCTGTATTAAAGTAAACAGTTAAATGAAAGTTAATTTGTAGATCGTTGAACTTTGAAAGTGCCTTTTCTACTCTAATCTTTGTTGTGCTGTGGCAGGCATAAGAAGTTTTGGAAGTTTGCCTTTGCATTCTTTGTTTAGTGCCCAGTAGcagctttcagaaacaaaaatcatCAATATTGAAAGTTTATGCTAAATCAGATACATTTAATTATACACGGGGATGTTGACTGCATCTTTGTTGTAGAAGTAGTCACAAGATTAGGTTGAGCTGCAGGCTGACAGAAATGTAGCGGTCTAATCTTGTGTTCTTTTTGTCAGTGGGACCTTAGGCCTCAGTGTTGTGTGTTGGATTGGAACAAGCTTGCACTTACTATGAATTTCCCCCTGTGTTTTTTCCCTGCTAATACATACGTAACAAGTTGAGCACAGAAAGTGAGTGTCACAGGGCTTAAGCTGGACCACCAACTAATCTTAAAATGGGAACCTATAAGACAGTGTTTGATGTTGTGAAATCAGCTTGAGTCTTGTTTCTTTGTACTGCAATGAAAACTTAGGGTGCTACATGCAAATGAGTGCAAGGACTGCTTTTCGTCAAGGGTAGTGCAGCTTTCTGACAGTAAATGATCAATAATAGGACTTTCCTCcattccatttctttcctttgaggGTGCTGGTATCTCTGCTTCCTCGGTACTGCATGGcatggtttttaaaaaagaaactgaaggagATGTTACTTCTGTCAAAGATGCAAAAATAGCTGTGTATTCCTGCCCTTTTGATGGTATGATAACTGAAACTAAGGTATGTAAAAGCTCAAAATAAGTTAGATATTTATTTATACTCATGTGCTCATATTTTTAGACTTAACTATAAGTATTCTTGACACTTGGTGATTCAGATATTTTTGTTAATACTGAGTTCATTAGTTTAAAAAAGTTAATAGAAAACGCCTGAACCTAATTTTGTTTTACAAAGTTTTGGGGGTTGGGGAGTCATTGGTTTTGTTGGGTTATTTGAGCCAAACTACGTGCTAGAATGTTTTGAGTGTCAAGGATGTCTAGGAATGCTAGAATTGcccttttttgtcttgttttaccCCATTGCCTGGGAAGGGCGGCAGTATTATAAAACAGGATGACTTGAGGTTTATGGATAGGTTGGGAGACAAAATGGTTTGTCAAAAACTTTTAGGCTTGTAGTTAATGCTGAATTGATAACAGTGTATGTGTTTACTAGGGCACCGTGCTTATAAAGAATGCTGAAGAACTGATGAGTTTCAGTAAGGGGGAAGAAAATCTAATGGATTTGCAAGTCAAAGCTATTGCTGATAGTGGTGCAAATGTGGTAGTAACGGGTGGCAAAGTGGCAGACATGGCACTTCATTATGCTAACAAGTACAATCTTATGTTAGTCAGGTAAGTACTACAAGAGCATAAAACCACTTGACCTGCCAGGTTTATGAAATGTACTTGCCGTATTGTCTCTTGCCTCTCAGCtgaattagaaataaaatattgcagACTATTTGGTTTTCTAGGGCATCAAACCCTGTGCTGCAATTTGATTGTTTCATAGCTTGTGTTTCTTGATAGTATTTCACCTCTATGGCAGCTAATTGGGGAGTAACTTGTGTATATGGTACTGTTATTCTGGTTTAAGTGCTTTTATAGCACAATTGAAATCAAGAATATAAAAATTAGTGGATCTAGTAAAGAGGCATGTGGTCTCAAAGGCACGTAACACTACACCACAATGGTTCCTCCTGGTCACAGTCCTCATGTGATGCTTCAGCAATGATGAGGTACACCTCTGTGCATCAGTAAGGTGTTGATGAATGGAAGAACTAATACTTAaaacttttctgtcatttttgtggcccttaaATCTTCTTGTCTGTAAAATAAAGCATGTCTGGACATCCTTGAAATGCATTCTGCACAACATAAAGTCACATTACTACCAGCAGCTCTCACTTCTGACACAAATAAATGGTCCTATGTTGAAAGCTGTAACTTCATTGGTGGTGTCTGAAAAACTCTGAACTTCTGGAAATGGAGCGTGATACTGTAATCTCTTGCATAACAAGAAGGATTATTACAGAGGTGGTGTAAAAATGAATTCAAGTCCTGTGCACTAGAAGGTGAAGTTTGAGAATTTCCATGTATGTGAActacttctttgtttttaaattcttagAAAATAGTCTTTGCATAGCATCCCTGAAAACAGGTAATTATAACTCAAAAAAAATGAGTGGATTTTCTAACTTGATGCAGTAAACTTTGATGTCATTAGTTTAAAAAATGCTGAGAAATTGAGAATACTTGCTTGTATGTATTAATATTTGCTCTgaactgtttttgtttttcaaaggttGAACTCAAAGTGGGATCTGAGAAGATTGTGCAAAACCGTTGGTGCCACAGCGCTACCCAGACTGGTATGGACTTTCCAAATGAGGAACAGAAGGGAGAGTACTGATGAGCAGGTTCACCTCTTAacccttgtttttctttccagactCCCCCAACTCTAGAAGAAATGGGTCACTGTGATAGTGTGTATTTATCGGAGGTTGGGGATACACAAGTTGTTGTGTTTAAGCATGGTATGTATGTTCTGTAGAACTCCTAATGCCACTGTTCTAGAAGTACGATGTTCAGAAGGGTTTCACAGCTAGCAAACTTAATTTGGTAATGCACATGTCTGTCTGCACAGAAAAGGAGGATGGTGCCATTTCGACTATACTCATTCGTGGATCTACAGACAATCTGATGGATGACATagagagagcagtggatgatgGTGTAAATACTTTCAAAGTACTCACAAGGGTAGGTGACCAGAACACTTCAGTTATCAAGACTGAGCTATGGATCAGTGTGAGGCAAGACTCGTGCTTGCTTTGTCCTGATTTGCTACAAGGGCCGTAGCAGATGTTTACCTTATCAGCTTAGGAGCCTTCTGGAGGTGCAGAGAAGGCTGTGTGGTTTTGAGGTGTAGAGGGCTGCGTAGAGAAGATTGGTGCCGATGTCCTTGTGAATACAGTGATGGTGCTCAGCGTGTACTGCACTCGGTTTTCCAGTAATGAGTGATTTCTTGAAGATAGATTAGTTTTACCTCTTCCTAATGGCAGCCAGCTCTTTCTTGACTATTTCCTTAAGCGGTTTGTAATGTTCGTTGGAAACCAGGCACAGAGGAAAAGCCAGGTAGCTTGCTTTGTCACTGAGGATCAGGAGCAACTGACTGGTTGCAAACTAGATTTTGAGTTCATAGGTGACAAGACAGGCTTTCCTCCACATGCTACAGATACGCGTTATAGGTGGAAGAACTCCAAAATTGACTACATCAGAGTTTTTCTGAGCAGCTTTTGTGGACTTGAAtatcttcttctttcctttttttttaacacaaaaggAGGTGTTTGTGTATTTACTTGGAAGGTGGTGTGCAAGAAAGGTTAAACTTTTGTTTGAAGCTTAATGTTCTATACATACCAAGACATGCACATTGATTTAGAGTACAGAAACAGCTGTAGACTGTGTGTTTATGATTGTGTCCAGCAGTTGTCCTGACTTATGATTTATGATGattacttttctgtttaaaagactGGGAGTTTTTAAGTGAATGCTGGTTTGCCAACGAATATACAAAAtgcttaatttaaaacaaaaccgcCAACACCTTGTGATACCTGTTGACATACTAAGCTTAGTGTATTGTAGATTGTTTTCCTGCATGGTATTTCCCAACAAGTTAATGGAAAAGATGCGAAGATCTAGGAATTCTGCTATTAGTTAGCCAAGAATTGAAATTACTTTctaaaaacaacacaacacacccccaaaaccccacccaaaacccCCGGACACAAAAGCTActgcattattatttttcttttacaaaagaaATTTGGAATGAAAGAGTAAATTTCTGGTATAATGCATGTTTGTTCTGAAGCAGATTCTTAATAAGTCTGTGTGGGATAAAGTTCTGTTGCGTTCTTGATAGAGTGGATAAAttctaaaaagagaaaattaatgtgATGCTTTAAGCAAAAGTTTGTGTTTTGGGATGGTCTGTTCACAGGATAAACGTCTTGTTCCTGGAGGTGGTGCGACAGAGATTGAATTAGCCAAGCAGATCACATCTTATGGAGAGGTACAGCCAATGAGCTTTTTGActtctaattttttatttatatatctatatatacacacacacacgtacttAAATATGTATGTGACTTACACAGATACATACATGTTATTTTATACCAATATGTATGTCTGTTAATGCatataaatcaattttaaaaaataggagGGGGGAACAAACGCCTCCCTATCTTATGCTTTATCTTATCTCTGTCATATCttattttgaaatgctgatgtGGTTTTCAACTTCACTTTAGACTTGTCCTGGGCTTGACCAATATGCCATCAAGAAGTTTGCTGAGGCTTTTGAAGCCATTCCTCGAGCACTGGCAGAAAACTCTGGAGTAAAGGCTAATGAGGTCATCTCCAAACTTTATGCTGTGCATCAAGAAGGGAACAAAAATGTTGGATTTGATATTGAGGTAAATAGTCTCTCACATTATTTGGTGCTCTGCAGTACAGggttatatttaaaaatactgctATCAATATGAAGTATTTATAGATTAATTTATTTAGATCACTGAAGCTCCGTGTTGTCAATGATTTCTTAGAATTGTAATACTGAAGTGGGTCTTTTTCATCAGCAAGCAGTTACATTCGGTGCAGTGTAGTGGCCTTATGTGGGAGGTAAAGTGAGATGCTGATCTAATGTGGTGGAGAGCAAGTCTTCAGTAAGGACTTGGTTTGTCTTCCTGATGATGGATGAAGAATGAAGGTTTTctgaagagagaaaacaagatcAGAAAAGCTATAACTTGTTCTAAACCTGTAACCCTGAAAACCCAATAACTTGCTAAGTAGAAGCCTGAGAAGGTTTTGAATAACGTTTCTCCCCATGTCTGCTaggctgaagctgctgctgtgaaGGATATGCTGGAAGCTGGTGTGTTAGACACATACCTTGGAAAATCCTGGGGTATCAAGCTAGCTACAAATGCAGCAGTGACTGTCCTAAGGGTGGATCAGGTAAGCTTACAAGTAATTTAGCGGCTGAACTGAAAACCTTCAACTCAGTGCGCAGAACGCTAATGCAAAATACGTGAATCTTCTGGGAATGCAAGGCATAAAAATATTATACTGGAAAACCTGGTTTGTTTATTTCTGAAAGCCAGGAAACAGTTTGTTCAAGAGCTCATAATTTGAAATATTGTGATGTTACTGCTTCCATAGGAGCACGATTAAGGTGTTGGGGTTCTTTTTAAGATTTGACAGTTGATACTCATATGTATTTAGAAAGTGATCCTAACTTTTGTAGAAACAAGATTTAACACAAGAAACCGTCTCTCAAATATTGTTCTTATATGAAAATCCAGCTTCTAGGGAAAATGGAGATTATAATCTTAATGATACAGATCTTAACTTAATGTGTTTTGTGGAACTTCagcaaaaatgtatttgcatgtaAAATTTCTGTAGATTATTATGGCAAAAACAGCAGGCGGTCCAAAAGCCCCTAAGCAACAAGGACATTGGGATAAGGATGACTGGAAAGATGAGCCTGAAAACTAGTGTGCAGTAAGCTCTGCGCCTCTAGCAGAGAGGTGTCTGTGTCTGAGTGCATGTGTGGGTATATTGACAAGCACATGGCAGATGATGCCTTTCCCGAGGACACGTAACACTGCTGACTTACATGTGTGCCGATTGCTATGTGTTGTATTTGTGCCTTTGCAAATGAATTTTACTCCTAAACACAAATTTTCACTGAAGGGATGACAAGTGCGGTTTGTTTTACCTTACTTCTCACTATATAGTGAGTGCAGAAAATGAGCCTTTAACGTGGTAGGACTAGTGGACTTTCTGCTTTTAAAGTGTGATGTTCAGACTCAGTAATTCAGAACAGCAGCTCTGATaattcttctgctttctgtagcGCGCATCCTGTAAAAGTCACTCGTTTGCCTGTTCAAGCACTTGCTTGCTGTAGACTAACTGAAGTCTTAATTTGCATGCAAAATGAGGTAAAAGCCCTTTCTTTGTATATCAGGGCTCAGCTTCTGccgttttcaagaaaaaaaattattttgtatttcaatCAGATGGGTAATAATATTCACTGGCTTAGGTTCAGAGTAGGGAAACTGCATGCATTTAGTGAATGCTGACAGCGTTGTATGGCTGTGTCTGATTCTAACCTTAtctttttctgcttccctgttATCTTCAAGATCATTATGGCAAAGCCAGCTGGTGGCCCTAAACCTCCCTCGGGAAAGAAAGACTGGGATGAAGACCAAAATGACTGAACAATTTAACTGTACTTCTTGAGTGACATgagtatgtgattttttttttttaatattccagtTGGAGCCTGTCACAATGTTTTGCTCTATTGCCTTTAAGTTATGAAGTGTGTCCACGGGAGTGTAGAACTTCAAACAAATAAATGTACTCACTGTTAAAATGTTAACTGTCATTTTATTTGGGTGTGGTTGTAGCCTATTCACACAGTGGGAAGGCAGTTGTGGGGGGCTGATGGTGTGGGGATGACCTTGGCTGGCTTCCTCAcca
The window above is part of the Opisthocomus hoazin isolate bOpiHoa1 chromosome 1, bOpiHoa1.hap1, whole genome shotgun sequence genome. Proteins encoded here:
- the CCT8 gene encoding T-complex protein 1 subunit theta isoform X1, whose protein sequence is MALHVPKAPGFAQMLKEGAKHYSGLEEAVYRNIQACKELAQTTRTAYGPNGMNKMVINHLEKLFVTNDAATILRELEVQHPAAKMLVMASHMQEQEVGDGTNFVLVFAGVLLELAEDLLRMGLSVSEVIEGYEKACKKALEILPDLVCCSAKNLRDIEEVASLLHTSVMSKQYGNESFLAKLIAQACVSILPDSGHFNVDNIRVCKIVGAGISASSVLHGMVFKKETEGDVTSVKDAKIAVYSCPFDGMITETKGTVLIKNAEELMSFSKGEENLMDLQVKAIADSGANVVVTGGKVADMALHYANKYNLMLVRLNSKWDLRRLCKTVGATALPRLTPPTLEEMGHCDSVYLSEVGDTQVVVFKHEKEDGAISTILIRGSTDNLMDDIERAVDDGVNTFKVLTRDKRLVPGGGATEIELAKQITSYGETCPGLDQYAIKKFAEAFEAIPRALAENSGVKANEVISKLYAVHQEGNKNVGFDIEAEAAAVKDMLEAGVLDTYLGKSWGIKLATNAAVTVLRVDQIIMAKTAGGPKAPKQQGHWDKDDWKDEPEN
- the CCT8 gene encoding T-complex protein 1 subunit theta isoform X2, which gives rise to MALHVPKAPGFAQMLKEGAKHYSGLEEAVYRNIQACKELAQTTRTAYGPNGMNKMVINHLEKLFVTNDAATILRELEVQHPAAKMLVMASHMQEQEVGDGTNFVLVFAGVLLELAEDLLRMGLSVSEVIEGYEKACKKALEILPDLVCCSAKNLRDIEEVASLLHTSVMSKQYGNESFLAKLIAQACVSILPDSGHFNVDNIRVCKIVGAGISASSVLHGMVFKKETEGDVTSVKDAKIAVYSCPFDGMITETKGTVLIKNAEELMSFSKGEENLMDLQVKAIADSGANVVVTGGKVADMALHYANKYNLMLVRLNSKWDLRRLCKTVGATALPRLTPPTLEEMGHCDSVYLSEVGDTQVVVFKHEKEDGAISTILIRGSTDNLMDDIERAVDDGVNTFKVLTRDKRLVPGGGATEIELAKQITSYGETCPGLDQYAIKKFAEAFEAIPRALAENSGVKANEVISKLYAVHQEGNKNVGFDIEAEAAAVKDMLEAGVLDTYLGKSWGIKLATNAAVTVLRVDQIIMAKPAGGPKPPSGKKDWDEDQND